From Deltaproteobacteria bacterium, a single genomic window includes:
- a CDS encoding GntR family transcriptional regulator, with product MDKPGQMNELGLKINQIEAPASLGEMAYEALKESLLNMDFSELPNNGRLDERVLATSLGVSRTPLREAIHRLVSEGFLKVVPRKGVYIVKLSKQEVIEILLVRAVLEGMAVRLATEYVTEKDIEKMKKLFSSFKPSTVKNQSLKYSEANIKFHELVLQTCQHGKLIELANNLNNQIRWIRFRTAAYDERHRNTLKEHLNIIKAIENKNPDLAEKQMRQHIEGLAKYLDEKVESLDW from the coding sequence ATGGATAAGCCAGGTCAAATGAATGAATTGGGATTGAAAATCAATCAAATAGAAGCTCCGGCCAGTCTCGGGGAAATGGCCTATGAGGCGCTTAAGGAAAGTTTGTTGAATATGGACTTTTCTGAATTACCAAACAATGGGCGTCTTGATGAAAGGGTCCTGGCTACGAGCTTGGGGGTGAGCCGCACCCCGTTGAGAGAAGCCATCCACCGCCTGGTGTCCGAGGGATTCCTTAAGGTCGTGCCTCGGAAAGGGGTTTACATCGTTAAACTATCCAAACAGGAGGTCATCGAGATACTACTGGTCCGCGCGGTCCTGGAGGGGATGGCTGTTCGTTTGGCCACGGAATACGTGACTGAAAAAGATATTGAGAAGATGAAAAAATTATTTTCATCCTTCAAGCCCTCGACCGTGAAAAACCAATCTCTGAAGTATTCCGAGGCCAATATCAAATTTCACGAACTTGTACTCCAGACATGCCAACATGGGAAATTAATAGAGCTGGCGAATAACCTTAACAACCAGATTCGGTGGATTCGTTTCCGCACGGCCGCTTATGACGAACGTCACCGCAACACCCTGAAGGAGCATCTAAATATCATCAAAGCCATTGAGAATAAAAATCCGGATTTAGCGGAGAAGCAAATGAGACAGCACATTGAGGGTCTGGCTAAATATCTGGACGAGAAGGTGGAGTCTTTAGATTGGTAA